The Leclercia sp. AS011 genomic interval GCATGAACTTCATCCCGGAGCGCCCGGTTCCGGTGATGGTTAAGCGCATGTTTGAACTGCCGGTCCAAATCTCCCTGCCAGTCTATTCCCTGCAGCGACCAGCCAACCCGCAGCCGCTGGCCTATCTGGTGCTGCAATCAGACTCCTGGCGGATGTACAAATTCGTCATCAGCTGGGTCTCAACGTTGGTGACCACTTACTTATTGTTGACGCTGATGCTGACCGTGGCGCTGACCTGGTGCATCAACCGGCTGATCGTCCACCCGCTACGCCGGATTGCCCGCGAGCTGGATGCCCTTTCGCCGCAGCAGCAGAGCGGGCATCAGCTCCCTGTGCCGCGTCTGCACCATGACGACGAGATCGGCATGCTGGTTCGCAGCTACAACCTCAACCAGCAGCGCATGATGCGCCAGAATGAAGAGCTCAACCACAACGCCACCCGCTTCGCGGTTTCGGATCTGCCCAATAAGGCGTTTCTGATGGCGATGCTGGAGCAGGCGGTGCAACGCCAGCAGACCACCGCCCTGATGGTCGTGGCCTGTGAAACCTTGCAGGATACCGCCGGGGTGCTGAAGGAGAGCCAGCGGGAAATGGTGCTGCTGACGCTGGTCGAAAAGATTAAATCTGTACTGGCTCCGCGAATGGTGCTGACTCAGGTGAGCGCCTATGACTTTGTAATTATCGCCAACGGCGTTAAAGAGCCATGGCACGCCATTACGCTGGGTCAGCAAGTGCTCACTGTTATAAATGAACGGTTGCCGGTACAGGGGATCCAGCTGCGCCCAAGCGCCAGCATCGGCATCGCCATGTTTAACGGCAACCTGACCGCCGAGCAGCTCTTCCGTCGGGCATTTTCCGCTGCCTTTACTGCCCGGCAGAAAGGAAAGAACCAGATCCAGTTCTTCGATCCCGAGCAGATGGAGAAGGCGCAGCAGCGGCTGTCAGAAGAGAACGATATCCTGACCGCGCTGGACCATAACCACTTCGCCATCTGGCTGCAGCCGCAGGTTAATCTGCATACCGGTAAGGTCAGAAGTG includes:
- the hmsP gene encoding biofilm formation regulator HmsP, coding for MRVSRSLTIKQMAMVTAVTMVFVFVFCVILLFHAIQQNRYNTASQLESIARSIREPLSAAILKGDIPQAESIIKSIRPAGVVSQADVVLPNQFQALRMNFIPERPVPVMVKRMFELPVQISLPVYSLQRPANPQPLAYLVLQSDSWRMYKFVISWVSTLVTTYLLLTLMLTVALTWCINRLIVHPLRRIARELDALSPQQQSGHQLPVPRLHHDDEIGMLVRSYNLNQQRMMRQNEELNHNATRFAVSDLPNKAFLMAMLEQAVQRQQTTALMVVACETLQDTAGVLKESQREMVLLTLVEKIKSVLAPRMVLTQVSAYDFVIIANGVKEPWHAITLGQQVLTVINERLPVQGIQLRPSASIGIAMFNGNLTAEQLFRRAFSAAFTARQKGKNQIQFFDPEQMEKAQQRLSEENDILTALDHNHFAIWLQPQVNLHTGKVRSAEALLRMRQADGSWELPEGLIDRIENCGLMVTVGHWVLEESCRLLSAWQSRGMMMPLSVNLSALQLMHPNMVPELLELIGRYRIQPDTLILEVTESRRIDDPNEAVAILRPLRNAGVRIALDDFGMGYAGLRQLQHMKTLPVDVLKIDKAFVEGLPDDSSMVEAIIQMAHSLRLEIIAEGVETEAQRSWLAEAGVECGQGFLFAKAVPHEIFETRYLHQNDNHTVE